A stretch of DNA from Nitratireductor thuwali:
TTGAGTGCCAGCCGCGCAAGGTCGGGCGGGCGCATGACGGCGATCTCGGGATCGCGGCCGACGATGATCGTGTCCGTGTGGTGGCGCGCGTGGCTCCACCGCCAGGTGACCGGATTGCGCATCATCATGAAGGAGGCGATCTGGTAGACGGCGTCGTTCATCCAGCGCGTCTTGAAGGCGGTGCCGTGCCCGCATTCGTGCCAGCGCGAATCGGCGGCCGAGCCATAGAGAACGCCGTAGGCGAGGAAGAACGGGACCGACCAGGCCGAAGGGAACAGGTAGACGGCGATGCCGGCCAGGACGATCATCGACCCGAGCCATAGGACCGTGTCGCGGATCGCCGGCCCGTCGCTGCGCTTCATCAGCGCCTTCATCTCCTTGCGCGGCACGTCCGTATGGTACCATTCGGCCGAGGCGAGGCCGGTCTCCACCGCGCGCTTCGCGTTGGGGCCGACAAGACTGTAGTCGCGTTCTGCCGCTGCCATGGTTCAGTGTTCCTCCCTGACTATCCGCCAGTTGATGCGCAGAGACTACGGAACGTGCGGCGATGCCTCAAGCAGAATGAAAGTTTTTCTTTCATTTCCTATCATGATATGCGTAAAAGCATGATGTGAATTCCTCAGCGGGGAGAACGACATGGCCCGCCGCCCCACCATTGCCGATCTTGCCCGCAAGGCAGGCGTGAGCGTGGCCACCGTCGACCGCGTCCTGAACGGCCGCCATCGGGTGCGCGAGGAGACGGCCCGCCGCGTCTATGAGGCGGCGAGCGAGATCGGCTACCACGCCGCCGCCCTCATTCACCAGCGCATCACCGCCGATCTGCCGAGAATGGATTTCGGCTTCGTCCTGCAAAAGGAGACGCAGCCCTTCTATCAGGCAATGGCCCGTGCGCTGGAAGAGGCGGTCGCCGCGCGCCGCGACATCCAGGGCAGGGCCCATATCGCTTTCGTGCGCAACCAGACGCCGGCGGAAGTCTGCGAGGCGATGCGGGCGCTGGCCGGTCGCTGCGACGCCATCGCGGCCACCAGCCTCGACCATCATCTGGTGACGCAGACCGTCGAGGCGCTTCGGGCGGAAGGAACGCCGGTCTTTTCGCTTCTGTCGGATTTCGCCCAGGGCGTGCGCGAGAGCTATGTCGGGCTGAACAACATGAAAGTCGGGCGCACCGCGGCGTGGTTCATCGCCCGCACCGCGCCGAGACCGGGCAAGGTGGCGATCTTCGTGGGCAGCCACCGCTGGCATGGCCACGAGTTGCGCGAGACCGGCTTCCGCAGCTTCTTTCGCGAATACGCGCCGCAGTTCGAGATACTCGAAACGCTCGTCAACCTGGAGACCCGCCAGGTCACCTACGAGGCGACGCTGAGCCTGCTTTCGCGTCATCCCGACCTTGCCGGATTCTACGTGGCCGGCGGCGGCATGGAAGGCGCCATAACCGCATTGCGGGAAACGGCCGCGCAAGCCCCGCGTCCGTCGGTGGTGGTCAACGAGCTCACCGCCGATTCCACCCTGGCGCTGCAGGAGGGGCTTTTGATCGCGGCCCTTTCGACGCGGCCCTCGGCCATGGCCCGGGCCTTGATCAGCCTGATGATCGGAGCGGCCAAATCCGGTCCCGCGGATCCGCCGGGCCAGCTTTTCCTGCCGATGGCGATCCATGTGGCCGAGAGCCTTTGACGCAACGCCCGCAAGGGCGTCCGGTATGCGATGAGAATCTATCATGAATGACAGGTTTCATCGCACATCCGCGTTGACCGTCCTGCTGCCTCTCTTCATGCTTCCGGTCATCGACTATCGAAAGGGTCAGGGAGGCCTGCATGTCAGCATTTACGTCCCGGTTCGCGCTCAACCACATGTGCGCGCCGAGCAGGTCGGCAACGGAATTTTTCGATCTCGCATCTTCTGTCGGCGTCCGGGGCGTGGAAATCCGCAACGACCTCGCCGGCAATGCGATCGTGGATGGCGCCCCCGCCGCGCAGATCAAGCGGGCCGCCGGGGAACGCGGCCTGCGCATCCTGTCGATCAACGCCCTGCAGCGCTTCAACGCGTGGACGCCCGAACGCGAGCGCGAGGCGCGTGAGCTTGCCGCCTATGCCCGCGATTGCGGTGCGCAGGCGCTGGTCCTCGTCCCCGGCAACGACGGAACGGGCCGTGCGAACGGCGAGCGCCAGGCCAATCTGCGCATCGCGCTCAAGGCGCTGCGCCCCATATTGGAGGACGCCGGCATTCGCGGGCTGGTCGAGCCGCTGGGTTTCGAGGTCTGCTCGCTGCGGCTGAAATCGGAGGCGCTGGAGGCCATCCGCGCGCTCCAGGCCGAAAGCGTTTTCAGCCTCGTTCACGACACTTTCCATCACTTCCTGGCCGGAGAGGAGGCGCTGTTTCCGCTCGACACCGGCCTCGTTCATATTTCGGGCGTGGGAGATCCTTCGGTCGCGGTGCCGGACATGCGCGACGGCCACCGCATCCTGGTCGACGAGCACGACCGGCTGGGCAACGCGGCGCAGATCCGCGCCCTCCTGGCGGGCGGATATGACGGGTTCTTCTCGTTCGAGCCGTTTTCCGAACTGGTCCACCGGGAGGCAGAGCTGGAAACCGCGCTTGCCGCCAGCATCAGCCTTATCGAGCGGGATGCGCTTGCGCCGGCGCGGGTTTGACGCTTCCGGGGCACGGCCGTTCCGGAAAATAGAATAGCGCTTGACGGCGGCGTAGAAAATGGAATAAAAATTACATATTGAGCGATTTATGGTGGCTGTGTTCCATTTTCGTTGAGAGTCGCACGACGCGAAAGCAGGTGCGGGATGGGCAAGCCACTGTAAACGCTCTGGAAAATCCCCTGGGAGGGAATCCGGTCTGGTTCGGGTGATGCCGGGCACCCAATGTGGAGGAGAAATCAATGAAGAAACTTTTGCTTGGTGCAGCCCTTTCGGCGCTGATGACGAGCTCGGCCATGGCCGAGAAGATCGGCGTCTCGATGGCTTTGTTCGACGACAACTTCCTGACGGTTCTGCGCAACGGCATGCAGGATTACGCTGGAGAGCTGGATGGCGTCGACCTGCAGATCGAGGATGCGCAGAACGACGTCGGAAAGCAGCTCAACCAGATCCAGAACTTCATCGCTTCGGGTGTGGACGCGGTGATCGTCAACCCGGTCGACACCGACGCCACCGTGGCCATGACCAAGGCCGCCGCGGATGCGGGCGTGCCGCTGGTCTATGTCAATCGCGAGCCCGTCAATGTCGACGACCTGCCCGACAACCAGGCTTTCGTCGCATCCGATGAGCGCGAGTCCGGCACCCTGGAGACGCAGGAAATCTGCCGTCTTCTCAAGGAGCAGGGCAAGGGCGACGGCGCCAAGATCGTCGTCATGATGGGCGAGCTTTCCAACCAGGCCGCCCGCATGCGCACCCAGGACGTGCACGACGTGATCGCCACGGAAGAGTGCTCTTTCATGGAGATCGTCGAGGAGCAGACGGCCAACTGGAACCGCACGGAGGCGGCCGACCTGATGACCAACTGGCTTTCCGCCGGGCTGGAGTTCGACGCGGTCGTCTCCAACAATGACGAGATGGCTCTCGGAGCGATCCAGGCCATGAAGGCCGCCGGCATTTCCATGGACGAAATGCTTGTCGGCGGCGTCGATGCGACCCAGGACGCGCTGGCCGCGATGGCGGCGGGCGACCTCGACGTCACTGTCTTCCAGGACGCGGCAGGCCAGGGCAAAGGCGCGGTCGATGCGGCTTTGAAGCTGGCGAGTGGCGAGGAAGTGGACCAGAAGGTGTACATTCCTTTCCAACTGGTCACGCCCGAAAACATGGATCAGTTCGCCACCAAGAACTGATCGGGCCGGGGCGCCGCTTGCGGGACAAAAATAGGTCCCGGCAACGACCGGCGCGTGGAAGAACGGGTATTCGCAGCGCCGCCGATGTCCGACAGGACGCACGGCGCTGCGAACTGCAAGGCATCCGCCGGACGCGCATTGTCTCCGGCCGGAGCCTCGCAATCTCTCCAACGGTCTCCGCGTCTTACGGCGCGGGACGGCAGCCGGCACGCAAGTGCTTGACCTGCTCGATGCAGGAACGTGGCCGGCGCTTCAGGATGGACAAAAGCGATGGCAAACCAGGCACAGGCGATAACGCCCGGAAAACCGGATGAAACCCACAAGCGGCCGCGTTCCCATGAACTCAACGCGCTGCTCGGTCTGGTGGGCATCGCCCTGATCTTCGAGATTCTCGGCTGGATGCTGCAGGGGCAGAGCTTTCTTTTCAACCCGCAGCGCCTCTCGATCATGATCCTGCAAGTGGCCGTCATCGGCATCATCGCCATCGGCGTCACCCAGGTCATCATCACCGGCGGCATCGATCTGTCATCGGGCTCGGTGGCGGGCGCGACCGCCATGGTCGCCATGAGCTTTGCCCAGGTGAGCACCTACCCCCGCGCCGTCTATCCCGAATGGACCGATCTGCCGGTCATCATCCCCCTGCTCATAGGCCTGAGCTGCGGCCTTATCGCCGGCCTGATCAACGGCTTGCTGATCGCGTTCACCAGAATACCGCCGTTTATCGCCACACTCGGCATGATGGTGACGGCGCGCGGCGTGGCCAAGTGGTATACGAAGGGCCAGCCCGTCTCCTTCCCGACCGACAGCTTTGCCTCGCTCGGCCAGGGCATGACGCCCGTCATCATATTCCTGGCGGTCGCGGCGCTGTTCCACATCGCACTGAAATACACAGTCTATGGCAAGCATACCTATGCGATCGGCTCCAACGAGCAGGCCGCGCGCATGTCCGGCATCAATGTCGAGCGCCATCTCGTGCTCGTCTACGCCATCGCCGGTCTTCTGGCCGCGCTGGCCGGCATCGTCGTCGCCGCGCGCGGGCTGACCGCCCAGGCCGGCATGGGCATCATGTACGAGCTCGACGCCATCGCCATGGCGGTCATCGGCGGCGTGTCGCTTTCCGGCGGGCGCGGCTCCATCGTCGGCACGCTCATCGGCGCCGTCATTTTCGGCGTCATCATCTCCGGATTCACCTTCCTGAGGCTGGATGCCTACTACCAGGAGATGATCAAGGGCGCGATCATCGTCGCCGCCGTGGTCGCAGACGTCTACCGGCAGCGCATGCGCGCAGCCTCGCGCTGAGCCAGGCTCCGGCGCAAAGGGAGGAAACAGATGAACACGGACCGCAAGATCATCCTCAAGACCGAGGGTCTCACCAAGCATTATGGCGGCGTGCATGCGCTGGAGGACGCGGATTTCGAGCTCTACGAAGGCGAGCACGTGGCCATCGTGGGCGACAACGGGGCGGGAAAGTCGACCTTCGTCCGCCAGATCACCGGCGTCGAGCAGCCGACCAGAGGGCGCATCCTGTTCGAGGGCAAGGAGGTGGAGTTCCACAATCCGGTCGCCGCGCGCGAGGTCGGCATCGAGGCGGTGTTCCAGAACCTGGCGCTGGCCGACGACCTCGACGTGCCGTCCAACATCTTTCTCGGCCGCGAGGAGGTCTATTTCAACCTCGGCCCCTTCAGCTTCCTCAACCAGCGCAAGATGTACCAGCGCTCGCGCGAGGCGCTGGAGAAGACCGGCGTGAAGATCCCCAACCTGCACAATTCGATCGCCAACATGTCGGGCGGCCAGCGCCAGTGCGTGGCCATCAGCCGCGCCGCCAGCTTCGCCTCCAAGCTCATCCTCATGGACGAGCCCACGGCCGCGCTCGGCGTGCAGGAGACGACGCAGGTGGAGAACATCATCCGCAATCTGAAGGAGCGCGGCATCCCGCTGATCCTGGTCAGCCACAATCTGCGCCAGGTGTTCAATCTGGTCGACAAGATCTGGGTCTTCCGCCGGGGCCGCATCGCCGGAATGCTGGAGGCCGATAAGACCGACGGAAACGAGGTCGTCTCCCTCATCACCGGCGTGCAGTCGGGCGTGCACGAAAACGCAAGCTACATCTGATCCTCCCACGGCGGCGCCTCCGGGCGTCGCCGGCCTTCATTCCTTCCCGGCCTCGGCCGCTGACATCGGCAGGCGCAACAGAGAGCGCATCATGCGAAACGCACACACACGCGCAGTCATCGTCGGGGGCACCCAGGGACTGGGTTTTGCCATTGCGCGGCAGTTGGTGGAGGAAGGCTGCCGGGCCATCGTCCTTAGCGGGCGCGACCGGGCAAAAGGCGCCGAGGCGGCCGCTGCTTTGGCCGTACTTGGCTGCGATGCCCATTTCGTTGCCGCCGATCTTGGCAATCTCGACGACTGCCATGGCGTGATCGAACAGTCCGGCGCGCTCATCGGTCCGCTCAACGCGCTGGTCAACGCCGCCGCGGCATGCGACCGCGGATCCTTGCTCGATACCACGCCGGAGGTCTGGGCCAGGCTGATGGACGTCAATGCGCGCGGACCCTTCTTCACCATGCAGGCTTTCGTCTGGCAGGCGCGCCATCACGGGATCGAGGCGTCGATCGTCAACATCGTGTCCATGGTGATCCATTGCGGCCAGTCCTATCTTGCGCCTTATTCCGCCTCCAAGGCGGCTCTTGCGAACATCACCAGGAATACGGCGCAGGCGCATCGCCGCGACCGCATCCGCTGCAACGCCATCGCCTGCGGGTGGATGGACACGCCGGGCGAGGACGCGACCCAGAAACGCCATCATGACGCGCCGGACAACTGGCTGGAACTGGCCGAGGCCGAACAGCCCTTCGGCCAGCTGGTCAAACCGGATCAGGTCGCGCCGCTTGCCACGTTCCTCCTGTCGCCGCAGTCCGGCGTCATGACCGGCGCGATCATCGACTGCGACCAGAACGTTGCGGGAGCCTATCCCGAATAGCGGCCCGCAGAGCCTGTTTTCGACCCCTCAAAGACGTTATAAAGAGAACCCCATGACCGTAAAATTTGCTCTTCTCGGCGCCGGCCGCATCGGCAAGGTCCACGCCAAGGCGATTGCCGGGAATGCCGACGCCAAGCTCGTTGCCGTGGCCGATGCCTTTGCCGAGGCCGCGCAAGGCATCGCCGGAACCTATGGCTGCGCCGTCCGCTCCATCGACGAGATCGAGGCGGCGGCCGATGTCGACGCCGTGGTGATCTGCACCCCGACCAACACCCATGCTGACCTCATCGAGCGCTTCGCCCGCGCCGGCAAGGCGGTGTTCTGCGAAAAGCCCATCGACCTTGACCTCGCCCGCGTGAAGCGCTGCCTTTCTGTCGTGGAGGAAACGGGCGCGGTGCTGATGGTCGGCTTCAATCGCCGCTTCGATCCGCATTTTTCGGCCGTGCGCGCGGCCATCGACGAAGGCAGGATCGGCCCGGTCGAGATGGTGCAGATCACCTCGCGCGATCCGGCCCCGCCGCCGGCGGATTATATCAAATCCTCGGGCGGCATCCTGCGCGACATGACGATCCACGATTTCGACATGGCGCGCTTTCTCCTGGGCGAGGAGCCGGAGACGGTGTTCGCGACCGCATCCGTGCTGGTCGATCCGGAAATCGGCAAGCTCGGCGATCATGACAGCGTCTCCC
This window harbors:
- a CDS encoding LacI family DNA-binding transcriptional regulator, producing MARRPTIADLARKAGVSVATVDRVLNGRHRVREETARRVYEAASEIGYHAAALIHQRITADLPRMDFGFVLQKETQPFYQAMARALEEAVAARRDIQGRAHIAFVRNQTPAEVCEAMRALAGRCDAIAATSLDHHLVTQTVEALRAEGTPVFSLLSDFAQGVRESYVGLNNMKVGRTAAWFIARTAPRPGKVAIFVGSHRWHGHELRETGFRSFFREYAPQFEILETLVNLETRQVTYEATLSLLSRHPDLAGFYVAGGGMEGAITALRETAAQAPRPSVVVNELTADSTLALQEGLLIAALSTRPSAMARALISLMIGAAKSGPADPPGQLFLPMAIHVAESL
- a CDS encoding TIM barrel protein, producing MSAFTSRFALNHMCAPSRSATEFFDLASSVGVRGVEIRNDLAGNAIVDGAPAAQIKRAAGERGLRILSINALQRFNAWTPEREREARELAAYARDCGAQALVLVPGNDGTGRANGERQANLRIALKALRPILEDAGIRGLVEPLGFEVCSLRLKSEALEAIRALQAESVFSLVHDTFHHFLAGEEALFPLDTGLVHISGVGDPSVAVPDMRDGHRILVDEHDRLGNAAQIRALLAGGYDGFFSFEPFSELVHREAELETALAASISLIERDALAPARV
- a CDS encoding sugar ABC transporter substrate-binding protein; amino-acid sequence: MKKLLLGAALSALMTSSAMAEKIGVSMALFDDNFLTVLRNGMQDYAGELDGVDLQIEDAQNDVGKQLNQIQNFIASGVDAVIVNPVDTDATVAMTKAAADAGVPLVYVNREPVNVDDLPDNQAFVASDERESGTLETQEICRLLKEQGKGDGAKIVVMMGELSNQAARMRTQDVHDVIATEECSFMEIVEEQTANWNRTEAADLMTNWLSAGLEFDAVVSNNDEMALGAIQAMKAAGISMDEMLVGGVDATQDALAAMAAGDLDVTVFQDAAGQGKGAVDAALKLASGEEVDQKVYIPFQLVTPENMDQFATKN
- a CDS encoding ABC transporter permease, coding for MANQAQAITPGKPDETHKRPRSHELNALLGLVGIALIFEILGWMLQGQSFLFNPQRLSIMILQVAVIGIIAIGVTQVIITGGIDLSSGSVAGATAMVAMSFAQVSTYPRAVYPEWTDLPVIIPLLIGLSCGLIAGLINGLLIAFTRIPPFIATLGMMVTARGVAKWYTKGQPVSFPTDSFASLGQGMTPVIIFLAVAALFHIALKYTVYGKHTYAIGSNEQAARMSGINVERHLVLVYAIAGLLAALAGIVVAARGLTAQAGMGIMYELDAIAMAVIGGVSLSGGRGSIVGTLIGAVIFGVIISGFTFLRLDAYYQEMIKGAIIVAAVVADVYRQRMRAASR
- a CDS encoding ATP-binding cassette domain-containing protein, which codes for MNTDRKIILKTEGLTKHYGGVHALEDADFELYEGEHVAIVGDNGAGKSTFVRQITGVEQPTRGRILFEGKEVEFHNPVAAREVGIEAVFQNLALADDLDVPSNIFLGREEVYFNLGPFSFLNQRKMYQRSREALEKTGVKIPNLHNSIANMSGGQRQCVAISRAASFASKLILMDEPTAALGVQETTQVENIIRNLKERGIPLILVSHNLRQVFNLVDKIWVFRRGRIAGMLEADKTDGNEVVSLITGVQSGVHENASYI
- a CDS encoding SDR family oxidoreductase, coding for MRNAHTRAVIVGGTQGLGFAIARQLVEEGCRAIVLSGRDRAKGAEAAAALAVLGCDAHFVAADLGNLDDCHGVIEQSGALIGPLNALVNAAAACDRGSLLDTTPEVWARLMDVNARGPFFTMQAFVWQARHHGIEASIVNIVSMVIHCGQSYLAPYSASKAALANITRNTAQAHRRDRIRCNAIACGWMDTPGEDATQKRHHDAPDNWLELAEAEQPFGQLVKPDQVAPLATFLLSPQSGVMTGAIIDCDQNVAGAYPE
- the iolG gene encoding inositol 2-dehydrogenase, producing MTVKFALLGAGRIGKVHAKAIAGNADAKLVAVADAFAEAAQGIAGTYGCAVRSIDEIEAAADVDAVVICTPTNTHADLIERFARAGKAVFCEKPIDLDLARVKRCLSVVEETGAVLMVGFNRRFDPHFSAVRAAIDEGRIGPVEMVQITSRDPAPPPADYIKSSGGILRDMTIHDFDMARFLLGEEPETVFATASVLVDPEIGKLGDHDSVSLILTTASGKQCAISNSRRATYGYDQRIEVLGSKGAIAAENQRPVSIEIANETGFTRPPLHDFFMTRYTEAYAAEIAAFIAAISSGAAISPSGRDGLIALALADAALRSVREGRAVKVSEVMG